From one Novosphingobium sp. genomic stretch:
- a CDS encoding ParB N-terminal domain-containing protein, whose translation MKLDFIDLGKLSVSNANMRFSKKAPDVTDILPTMRRHGVIVPVLVRQNGSPETFEIVAGARRFHAASLLADERRAAGQEVDPMPCAILESGDNADAIEASLIENSARLDPDEVTRWECFTRLVREGRGVDDLSTTFGLPELAVRRILALGNLLPRIREAYRRKEVDATTVRHLTMASKNQQKAWLALFDDPDHYCPTGYQLKQWLFGGQSIPVAHALFDTGDMKGIVSDLFGEDSYFADAEAFWAGQNAAIEMRRAAYLEEGWSDVVIVPPADHFNHWEHAKAPKRKGGRVYIEVRGNGEVNFHEGYVTRKEAQRIERGETVSATPKVQRAEITGPMQCYIDLHRHAALRAALIDHGGLALRLMVAHVIAGSSLWTVNIEKQTTRNDAIAESIENSRGEATFDAARRKVLALLSLDPDEPTVTGAGNGMGSALPVIFLRLMAMDDEALLSIVAVVMDETLASGSTIIETVGLHIGLDMATYWQADDAFFELMRDREVLACMVGEVAGATVAHANAGEKAKVLKTIIRDHLEGADGREKRDGWVPGWMAFPPSAYTTRGGVGTVDRMALHVSAFESAMEPDHDEDAGEPGDGTSDDDGGEGGSAEDGGVPQAA comes from the coding sequence ATGAAACTCGACTTTATCGATCTTGGCAAGCTCTCTGTCAGCAACGCCAATATGCGCTTTTCCAAAAAGGCGCCTGATGTGACCGACATTCTGCCCACCATGCGCCGCCATGGTGTCATCGTTCCGGTGCTGGTGCGCCAGAACGGGAGCCCCGAAACCTTCGAGATCGTCGCAGGCGCGCGGCGCTTTCATGCCGCCAGCCTCCTCGCTGACGAACGCCGCGCGGCGGGGCAGGAGGTTGATCCCATGCCCTGCGCCATTCTCGAAAGCGGGGATAATGCCGATGCCATCGAGGCCTCGCTGATCGAGAACAGCGCGCGGCTTGACCCCGATGAGGTGACCCGCTGGGAGTGCTTCACCCGGCTGGTGCGCGAGGGGCGCGGGGTGGATGATCTTTCCACCACCTTCGGCCTGCCCGAACTCGCCGTGCGGCGCATTCTGGCGCTGGGCAATCTGCTGCCCCGCATCCGCGAGGCCTACCGGCGCAAGGAGGTGGACGCCACCACGGTGCGCCATCTCACCATGGCGAGCAAGAACCAGCAAAAGGCGTGGCTGGCTCTCTTCGATGACCCCGACCATTATTGCCCGACCGGCTACCAGCTCAAACAATGGCTGTTTGGCGGCCAGTCGATCCCTGTCGCCCATGCCCTGTTCGACACCGGCGACATGAAAGGCATTGTCTCCGACCTGTTCGGGGAGGACAGCTATTTTGCCGATGCCGAGGCCTTCTGGGCCGGGCAGAATGCCGCCATCGAGATGCGCCGTGCCGCCTATCTCGAGGAGGGCTGGAGCGATGTGGTGATCGTTCCGCCCGCCGATCATTTCAACCATTGGGAGCATGCCAAAGCCCCCAAGCGCAAGGGCGGGCGCGTCTATATCGAGGTGCGCGGCAATGGCGAGGTGAACTTCCATGAGGGCTATGTCACCCGCAAGGAGGCGCAGCGCATCGAGCGCGGCGAGACGGTGAGCGCAACGCCGAAGGTCCAGAGGGCCGAAATCACCGGACCGATGCAATGCTATATCGATCTGCATCGCCATGCCGCCTTGCGCGCCGCGCTGATCGATCATGGCGGGCTCGCTCTGCGCCTCATGGTCGCCCACGTCATCGCCGGTTCCTCGCTCTGGACCGTCAACATCGAAAAGCAGACGACCCGCAACGATGCCATCGCCGAGAGCATCGAGAACAGCCGGGGCGAGGCCACCTTCGATGCCGCGCGGCGCAAGGTTCTGGCGCTGCTGTCCCTCGATCCCGATGAGCCGACCGTGACCGGCGCGGGCAATGGTATGGGAAGCGCCTTGCCGGTGATCTTTCTGCGCCTGATGGCGATGGACGATGAAGCGTTGCTGTCGATCGTCGCCGTGGTGATGGACGAGACGCTGGCCTCGGGCAGCACCATCATCGAGACGGTGGGCCTGCATATCGGCCTCGATATGGCGACTTACTGGCAGGCCGATGATGCCTTCTTCGAGTTGATGCGCGATCGCGAGGTCCTCGCCTGCATGGTGGGCGAGGTGGCCGGTGCCACCGTCGCCCATGCCAATGCGGGCGAAAAGGCCAAGGTGCTCAAAACCATCATCCGCGATCATCTCGAGGGCGCGGATGGCCGCGAGAAGCGCGATGGCTGGGTGCCCGGCTGGATGGCCTTCCCGCCGAGCGCCTATACCACGCGCGGCGGCGTTGGCACGGTGGATAGGATGGCCCTGCACGTCAGCGCCTTTGAATCCGCGATGGAGCCCGATCACGATGAAGACGCCGGGGAGCCCGGCGACGGCACCAGTGACGATGATGGCGGCGAGGGTGGCAGCGCCGAGGATGGTGGCGTCCCGCAGGCCGCCTGA